In Helianthus annuus cultivar XRQ/B chromosome 8, HanXRQr2.0-SUNRISE, whole genome shotgun sequence, a single genomic region encodes these proteins:
- the LOC110870678 gene encoding uncharacterized protein LOC110870678, giving the protein MTTRMDALSSKFDRVMEMHSRGSSSEGAYQVGDFPTGAMSHEHVDFMGNQYRSQNNPYSNTYNPGWKNHPNFSWKPDASNQHPPGFAPRPTAPVHGAYGSPRPQQTPPSSDPSVHDILSQILAGQNTQKAENEKRFREYDSRFTRHESELRSQKASMQTIENQVGQIAKMLSEIQQGGLPSNTEPNPNATAKAITLRSGKTAQPIPPAVPAKPDDDDEVDEEIEAESPGEVQQRRVPASTARTKEPVREYVPPIPYPGRLKKQKMEEHNGKFLELFKQLHINLPFVEALAQMPKYAKFLKDILSNKKKLEELCR; this is encoded by the coding sequence ATGACAACACGTATGGATGCCTTATCTTCGAAATTTGATCGAGTGATGGAAATGCACTCGAGAGGTTCTTCGAGTGAGGGAGCATATCAGGTAGGTGATTTTCCGACGGGAGCGATGTCACACGAGCATGTGGATTTCATGGGAAACCAATACCGTTCTCAAAACAATCCCTACAGCAATACTTATAATCCAGGGTGGAAGAATCATCCAAACTTTAGTTGGAAGCCTGATGCTTCTAACCAGCATCCACCCGGATTTGCTCCACGTCCCACAGCTCCAGTCCATGGAGCATATGGTTCACCTCGACCTCAGCAGACGCCTCCTTCTAGTGATCCTAGTGTGCATGATATTCTTAGTCAAATCTTAGCTGGTCAAAACACTCAAAAGGCTGAGAATGAGAAGCGCTTTAGGGAGTATGACAGCCGTTTCACGAGGCACGAGAGTGAGTTGAGAAGCCAAAAGGCTTCCATGCAAACCATTGAGAACCAAGTTGGCCAGATTGCCAAGATGTTGTCTGAGATACAACAGGGGGGCCTTCCGAGCAACACAGAGCCTAACCCAAATGCTACTGCAAAGGCCATCACATTGAGAAGCGGCAAGACCGCTCAGCCCATCCCTCCGGCTGTTCCAGCGAAGCCGGATGATGACGATGAGGTTGATGAGGAGATTGAGGCTGAGTCTCCGGGTGAGGTGCAACAGAGGCGagtcccagcaagtaccgcacgaacCAAGGAGCCAGTGAGAGAGTATGTCCCTCCCATTCCATATCCGGGGAGGTTgaagaagcagaaaatggaagaACACAATGGTAAATTCCTCGAGCTTTTTAAGCAACTTCATATAAATTTACCATTTGTCGAGGCACTTGCTCAAATGCCTAAGTATGCCAAGTTTCTGAAGGATATCCTATCCAACAAAAAGAAACTTGAGGAGCTTTGCAGGTGA